One region of Armigeres subalbatus isolate Guangzhou_Male chromosome 3, GZ_Asu_2, whole genome shotgun sequence genomic DNA includes:
- the LOC134225751 gene encoding uncharacterized protein LOC134225751 isoform X2: protein MSDLEKAIEQKLADARAHSDKKDVKPVDSKKADHSGEQTSAKKTDGKSGVQKANTATNVNAKKNVSKPTNAGATVKKDPKQTTPKATNVGAASNAKKNEVKVPNTGTQTNSKKNVAKPIAQKASKPVPQTISTTKKNDGKVANQASIVKKNGGNASNTGSVATKNIGNLTNKNASNATDAKKPDAKPLNQKTNTASQSSSNTQKVVSKANTAKKNDEKCKIDSGKNWDETDAPVKTNDDKEPSGGKEAVNKAENNVKKEENGDNEDWKPRTTNRSKSSREQSKSPIPSKRNYYGRKWDPDYRSRARDSYRRSPDRRRTPPRRRSRSPYYKRSSRSPRRYDSYRRSPRRRSRSRSYRDRSRSRSYRGRSRSAGRHREPKALMAKKSFLDDLAVKFAQEGKEFPELEQYRCEINNQFSQYPHTSQFSRNAVEHSCPSRDPYIELEVPLSTDHMSNPIVLTDPYNAYPLYSDTQPMVSYPIQSAPLVEHSPALDSPHASLDSFQLDKVSVASSAIKGRSSAVTELGSQPSETTEVWTKQEVKIRIKQAIKLLNDAEGGVPKTGKFLYRAPTFHGKGINENRSPVLKSGRNPVYAFSCRSKESSDPFGNIPRKLKAVTNALRMDEGQISHKIFQRYQERLLVANAVKQKQEVETWTKRQQGNSILKMSLTKTTQTDPSVCTECLSRKIKVRYNGETQTDVVCTVDSAAQTKPMPVQAVSEFGSITELTPNQVRAVSELIKYIKLTATSGTLSEMRDSLREDQVYNLNSDLRTAYDYFEAMVENKKPSVPLAKEQAVEKKTFAETDNYTEPDTFIEDENFADEYEEFHKNFCDDEGVEYEDDEYSNPLLQSQPSSYSRSTGGTYGGPSRESSRQQSEPGNQRGMGRGTHFIPFNRRN from the exons ATGAGTGATTTGGAAAAGGCAATCGAGCAGAAGCTGGCAGATGCCAGAGCTCATAGTGACAAAAAAGATGTGAAACCCGTGGATTCAAAAAAGGCTGACCATTCCGGTGAACAAACAAGTGCAAAGAAAACTGATGGGAAGTCTGGAGTTCAAAAAGCAAACACTGCTACTAATGTgaacgcaaagaaaaatgtATCTAAGCCAACTAATGCTGGTGCAACTGTGAAAAAAGATCCCAAGCAAACAACTCCAAAGGCAACAAACGTTGGAGCTGCTTCGAATGCAAAGAAAAATGAAGTTAAGGTACCTAATACGGGAACTCAaacgaattccaaaaaaaatgtagcAAAACCCATAGCTCAAAAAGCATCAAAACCTGTACCACAAACTATTTCCACTACAAAGAAGAATGACGGAAAAGTAGCGAATCAGGCTTCAATTGTAAAGAAAAATGGTGGTAATGCATCGAATACAGGTTCTGTTGCGACGAAAAATATCGGTAATTTAACGAATAAAAATGCATCCAATGCCACAGACGCTAAGAAACCTGACGCCAAGCCTTTGAATCAGAAAACAAACACCGCATCACAATCGTCTTCAAACACGCAAAAAGTTGTTAGTAAAGCAAATACTGCGAAAAAGAATGATGAGAAGTGCAAAATTGATAGTGGCAAGAACTGGGACGAAACCGACGCACCAGTTAAAACCAATGACGATAAGGAACCTTCCGGAGGCAAGGAAGCTGTAAACAAAGccgaaaataatgttaaaaagGAGGAGAATGGCGACAATGAGGATTGGAAACCGCGGACAACCAATAGAAGTAAAAGCAGCCGAGAGCAATCAAAAAGTCCAATTCCATCCAAACGAAACTATTATGGCCGTAAATGGGATCCGGATTACCGTAGTCGTGCTCGAGACTCCTACAGACGCTCTCCGGATCGCAGGAGAACACCACCGCGCAGGAGATCTCGCTCTCCGTATTACAAAAGGAGTAGCCGATCGCCAAGAAGGTATGATTCGTACAGACGAAGCCCACGACGGCGATCTCGCAGTCGGAGTTACCGCGACAGGTCACGGAGTCGATCGTATCGCGGGCGCAGTCGATCCGCGGGCCGTCATCGAGAGCCCAAAGCACTGATGGCTAAAAAAAGTTTCTTGGATGATTTGGCGGTCAAGTTTGCCCAGGAAGGCAAAGAGTTTCCAGAGTTGGAGCAGTATCGGTGCGAGATTAACAATCAGTTCAGTCAGTATCCGCACACGAGTCAGTTTTCCAGGAATGCGGTGGAACATTCCTGTCCGAGTAGGGATCCATACATAGAACTGGAGGTACCCCTTTCGACTGATCACATGAGCAATCCGATAGTGCTGACGGATCCCTACAATGCTTACCCGTTGTACTCGGATACGCAGCCAATGGTTTCCTATCCGATTCAAAGCGCACCGTTGGTGGAACATTCCCCAGCTTTAGATAGTCCGCATGCGTCGCTGGATTCG TTTCAACTGGATAAAGTCAGTGTGGCGAGTTCAGCTATCAAAGGTCGAAGTTCTGCTGTTACAGAATTAG GGTCGCAACCTTCCGAAACGACAGAAGTCTGGACAAAGCAGGAAG TTAAAATCCGCATTAAACAGGCTATCAAACTGTTGAACGATGCTGAAGGAGGAGTACCAAAAACTGGCAAGTTTCTGTATCGTGCTCCAACTTTTCACGGTAAAGGGATTAACGAAAATCGGTCTCCTGTTCTAAAGAGTGGCCGAAATCCGGTTTACGCCTTCAGCTGTCGTTCTAAGGAGAGCAGCGATCCGTTTGGAAATATTCCCCGGAAGCTCAAAGCCGTTACCAATGCGCTCCGCATGGACGAGGGACAAATATCTCACAAAATTTTTCAACGTTACCAGGAGAGGCTGTTGGTGGCAAACGCAGTGAAACAAAAACAGGAGGTTGAGACATGGACCAAACGTCAACAAGGAAATTCGATACTGAAAATGTCTCTAACGAAAACCACCCAAACGGATCCATCTGTCTGCACTGAGTGTTTATCGCGAAAAATAAAAGTTAGATATAATGGCGAAACCCAAACAGATGTTGTTTGTACCGTCGATTCAGCTGCACAAACAAAACCAATGCCTGTGCAGGCTGTCTCGGAATTTGGCTCTATAACCGAACTCACACCAAACCAAGTGCGAGCGGTTAGTGAGTTGATAAAGTACATAAAACTTACCGCTACCAGCGGCACTTTATCCGAAATGCGCGATTCTCTTAGGGAAGATCAAGTTTATAATCTGAACAGTGATCTTCGTACGGCTTACGATTATTTTGAAGCAATGGTTGAAAACAAAAAACCAAGTGTTCCTTTGGCAAAGGAACAAGCGGTTGAGAAGAAAACTTTCGCCGAGACGGACAATTATACCGAACCAGATACGTTCATCGAAGATGAAAATTTTGCTGACGAATATGAAGAATTTCACAAGAACTTTTGTGATGATGAGGGAGTCGAATACGAGGATGATGAGTATAGCAACCCCTTGCTGCAGAGTCAACCGTCAAGTTACAGCCGAAGcactggaggaacttacggaggaccCAGCAGAGAGTCGTCCAGACAGCAAAGCGAGCCAGGAAATCAGCGAGGAATGGGTAGAGGAACTCACTTTATTCCATTCAATAGAagaaattaa
- the LOC134225751 gene encoding uncharacterized protein LOC134225751 isoform X1 gives MSDLEKAIEQKLADARAHSDKKDVKPVDSKKADHSGEQTSAKKTDGKSGVQKANTATNVNAKKNVSKPTNAGATVKKDPKQTTPKATNVGAASNAKKNEVKVPNTGTQTNSKKNVAKPIAQKASKPVPQTISTTKKNDGKVANQASIVKKNGGNASNTGSVATKNIGNLTNKNASNATDAKKPDAKPLNQKTNTASQSSSNTQKVVSKANTAKKNDEKCKIDSGKNWDETDAPVKTNDDKEPSGGKEAVNKAENNVKKEENGDNEDWKPRTTNRSKSSREQSKSPIPSKRNYYGRKWDPDYRSRARDSYRRSPDRRRTPPRRRSRSPYYKRSSRSPRRYDSYRRSPRRRSRSRSYRDRSRSRSYRGRSRSAGRHREPKALMAKKSFLDDLAVKFAQEGKEFPELEQYRCEINNQFSQYPHTSQFSRNAVEHSCPSRDPYIELEVPLSTDHMSNPIVLTDPYNAYPLYSDTQPMVSYPIQSAPLVEHSPALDSPHASLDSQFQLDKVSVASSAIKGRSSAVTELGSQPSETTEVWTKQEVKIRIKQAIKLLNDAEGGVPKTGKFLYRAPTFHGKGINENRSPVLKSGRNPVYAFSCRSKESSDPFGNIPRKLKAVTNALRMDEGQISHKIFQRYQERLLVANAVKQKQEVETWTKRQQGNSILKMSLTKTTQTDPSVCTECLSRKIKVRYNGETQTDVVCTVDSAAQTKPMPVQAVSEFGSITELTPNQVRAVSELIKYIKLTATSGTLSEMRDSLREDQVYNLNSDLRTAYDYFEAMVENKKPSVPLAKEQAVEKKTFAETDNYTEPDTFIEDENFADEYEEFHKNFCDDEGVEYEDDEYSNPLLQSQPSSYSRSTGGTYGGPSRESSRQQSEPGNQRGMGRGTHFIPFNRRN, from the exons ATGAGTGATTTGGAAAAGGCAATCGAGCAGAAGCTGGCAGATGCCAGAGCTCATAGTGACAAAAAAGATGTGAAACCCGTGGATTCAAAAAAGGCTGACCATTCCGGTGAACAAACAAGTGCAAAGAAAACTGATGGGAAGTCTGGAGTTCAAAAAGCAAACACTGCTACTAATGTgaacgcaaagaaaaatgtATCTAAGCCAACTAATGCTGGTGCAACTGTGAAAAAAGATCCCAAGCAAACAACTCCAAAGGCAACAAACGTTGGAGCTGCTTCGAATGCAAAGAAAAATGAAGTTAAGGTACCTAATACGGGAACTCAaacgaattccaaaaaaaatgtagcAAAACCCATAGCTCAAAAAGCATCAAAACCTGTACCACAAACTATTTCCACTACAAAGAAGAATGACGGAAAAGTAGCGAATCAGGCTTCAATTGTAAAGAAAAATGGTGGTAATGCATCGAATACAGGTTCTGTTGCGACGAAAAATATCGGTAATTTAACGAATAAAAATGCATCCAATGCCACAGACGCTAAGAAACCTGACGCCAAGCCTTTGAATCAGAAAACAAACACCGCATCACAATCGTCTTCAAACACGCAAAAAGTTGTTAGTAAAGCAAATACTGCGAAAAAGAATGATGAGAAGTGCAAAATTGATAGTGGCAAGAACTGGGACGAAACCGACGCACCAGTTAAAACCAATGACGATAAGGAACCTTCCGGAGGCAAGGAAGCTGTAAACAAAGccgaaaataatgttaaaaagGAGGAGAATGGCGACAATGAGGATTGGAAACCGCGGACAACCAATAGAAGTAAAAGCAGCCGAGAGCAATCAAAAAGTCCAATTCCATCCAAACGAAACTATTATGGCCGTAAATGGGATCCGGATTACCGTAGTCGTGCTCGAGACTCCTACAGACGCTCTCCGGATCGCAGGAGAACACCACCGCGCAGGAGATCTCGCTCTCCGTATTACAAAAGGAGTAGCCGATCGCCAAGAAGGTATGATTCGTACAGACGAAGCCCACGACGGCGATCTCGCAGTCGGAGTTACCGCGACAGGTCACGGAGTCGATCGTATCGCGGGCGCAGTCGATCCGCGGGCCGTCATCGAGAGCCCAAAGCACTGATGGCTAAAAAAAGTTTCTTGGATGATTTGGCGGTCAAGTTTGCCCAGGAAGGCAAAGAGTTTCCAGAGTTGGAGCAGTATCGGTGCGAGATTAACAATCAGTTCAGTCAGTATCCGCACACGAGTCAGTTTTCCAGGAATGCGGTGGAACATTCCTGTCCGAGTAGGGATCCATACATAGAACTGGAGGTACCCCTTTCGACTGATCACATGAGCAATCCGATAGTGCTGACGGATCCCTACAATGCTTACCCGTTGTACTCGGATACGCAGCCAATGGTTTCCTATCCGATTCAAAGCGCACCGTTGGTGGAACATTCCCCAGCTTTAGATAGTCCGCATGCGTCGCTGGATTCG CAGTTTCAACTGGATAAAGTCAGTGTGGCGAGTTCAGCTATCAAAGGTCGAAGTTCTGCTGTTACAGAATTAG GGTCGCAACCTTCCGAAACGACAGAAGTCTGGACAAAGCAGGAAG TTAAAATCCGCATTAAACAGGCTATCAAACTGTTGAACGATGCTGAAGGAGGAGTACCAAAAACTGGCAAGTTTCTGTATCGTGCTCCAACTTTTCACGGTAAAGGGATTAACGAAAATCGGTCTCCTGTTCTAAAGAGTGGCCGAAATCCGGTTTACGCCTTCAGCTGTCGTTCTAAGGAGAGCAGCGATCCGTTTGGAAATATTCCCCGGAAGCTCAAAGCCGTTACCAATGCGCTCCGCATGGACGAGGGACAAATATCTCACAAAATTTTTCAACGTTACCAGGAGAGGCTGTTGGTGGCAAACGCAGTGAAACAAAAACAGGAGGTTGAGACATGGACCAAACGTCAACAAGGAAATTCGATACTGAAAATGTCTCTAACGAAAACCACCCAAACGGATCCATCTGTCTGCACTGAGTGTTTATCGCGAAAAATAAAAGTTAGATATAATGGCGAAACCCAAACAGATGTTGTTTGTACCGTCGATTCAGCTGCACAAACAAAACCAATGCCTGTGCAGGCTGTCTCGGAATTTGGCTCTATAACCGAACTCACACCAAACCAAGTGCGAGCGGTTAGTGAGTTGATAAAGTACATAAAACTTACCGCTACCAGCGGCACTTTATCCGAAATGCGCGATTCTCTTAGGGAAGATCAAGTTTATAATCTGAACAGTGATCTTCGTACGGCTTACGATTATTTTGAAGCAATGGTTGAAAACAAAAAACCAAGTGTTCCTTTGGCAAAGGAACAAGCGGTTGAGAAGAAAACTTTCGCCGAGACGGACAATTATACCGAACCAGATACGTTCATCGAAGATGAAAATTTTGCTGACGAATATGAAGAATTTCACAAGAACTTTTGTGATGATGAGGGAGTCGAATACGAGGATGATGAGTATAGCAACCCCTTGCTGCAGAGTCAACCGTCAAGTTACAGCCGAAGcactggaggaacttacggaggaccCAGCAGAGAGTCGTCCAGACAGCAAAGCGAGCCAGGAAATCAGCGAGGAATGGGTAGAGGAACTCACTTTATTCCATTCAATAGAagaaattaa